The following coding sequences lie in one Numida meleagris isolate 19003 breed g44 Domestic line chromosome Z, NumMel1.0, whole genome shotgun sequence genomic window:
- the MIER3 gene encoding mesoderm induction early response protein 3 isoform X2, translating to MAEASFGSSSPVGSLSSEDHDFDPSAEMLVHDYDDERTLEEEEMMEESKNFGSEIEDLEKEGNMPLEDLLAFYGYEPTIPVMAGSSADSSPSELADELPDMTLDKEEIAKDLLSGDDEETQSSADDLTPSVTSHEATDFFPRPLRSNTTCDGDKESDGEDVEADNGNSSEDLRKEIMVGSQYQAEIPPYLGKHSDNEKVYENEDHLLWKPDVISESRVKEYLFETSLRTGNGKLIGRIPEGLHTRDNEQALYELLKSSHNVKEAIERYCSNGKAHQEMTAWTEEECRSFEHALLIYGKDFHLIQKNKVRTRTVAECVAFYYMWKKSERYDYFAQQTRFGKKRYNHHPGVTDYMDRLVDEAEALGGAVHSSALTSNSRTETIPDQQLSILNSITANELTALTNSVATVCHTSDENCLEDAFPPMDSLPRAPVNHVPVGTEELLNLPSNGESDCFNLFETGFYHSELNPMNMCSEETERPAKRLKMGIPVPESFMNDVSVNNLGVDFENHTHHITSAKMAVSVADFSSLSSNETNGFINTHTLHQHTALHSE from the exons ATGGCGGAG GCTTCCTTTGGGAGTTCGAGCCCAG TTGGCTCTTTATCATCTGAAGATCATGACTTTGACCCTTCTGCTGAAATGCTGGTACATGATTATGATGATGAGCGAACTCttgaagaagaggaaatgatggaagaaagtaaaaattttgGTTCTGAAATTGAAGATTTAGAAAAG GAAGGAAACATGCCGTTGGAGGATTTGCTGGCATTCTATGGCTATGAACCGACAATTCCAGTTATGGCAGGTTCCAGTGCGGATAGCTCTCCGAGTGAACTTGCAGATGAACTTCCAGATATGACTCTAGATAAA GAAGAAATAGCTAAAGACCTCTTGTCGGGTGATGATGAAGAAACACAGTCCTCTGCTGATGACTTGACACCGTCGGTTACTTCACATGAGGCTACAGACTTCTTTCCTCGGCCATTGCGGT CAAACACTACATGTGATGGAGATAAAGAATCAGATGGTGAAGATGTAGAAGCAGACAACGGTAACTCATCTGAAGATCTGAGAAAG GAAATAATGGTTGGTTCACAGTATCAAGCTGAAATTCCACCTTACCTTGGCAAACACAGTGATAATGAAAAAG TGTATGAAAATGAAGACCATTTACTTTGGAAACCTGACGTGATCTCAGAAAGTAGAGTTAAAGAATACCTTTTTGAAACCTCTTTAAGAACAGGAAACGGAAAATTAATTGGCAGAATTCCTGAAGGGCTACATACACGGGACAATGAACAA gCACTGTATGAACTTCTCAAGAGTAGCCATAACGTTAAAGAAGCAATTGAGAGATACTGTTCAAATGGAAAGGCACATCAGG AGATGACAGCATGGACAGAAGAAGAATGCAGAAGTTTTGAACATGCACTTCTCATTTATGGTAAAGACTTTCATCTCATCCAAAAAAACAAG GTAAGAACCAGAACAGTTGCTGAGTGTGTGGCTTTCTATTACATGTGGAAAAAGTCAGAACGTTACGATTACTTTGCTCAGCAAACAAGATTTGGAAAGAAGAGATATAATCATCATCCAGGAGTTAC AGACTACATGGATCGTTTGGTAGATGAAGCAGAAGCCCTTGGTGGAGCAGTGCATTCTTCAGCCTTAACATCTAATAGTCGAACAGAAACCATTCCTGATCAACAGCTAAGCATTCTGAACTCCATCACTGCCAATGAGCTGACAG CATTGACAAATAGTGTAGCAACAGTCTGCCACACTTCAGATGAGAACTGCCTGGAAGATGCTTTTCCCCCTATGGACAGCTTACCCCGAGCACCAGTTAATCATGTGCCTGTTGGAACAGAAGAATTGCTTAACTTGCCAAGCAACGGTGAAAGtgattgttttaatttatttgagaCTGGCTTTTATCATTCAGAGCTAAACCCGATGAACATGTGCAGTGAAGAGACAGAAAGACCTGCAAAGAGATTGAAAATGGGAATTCCTGTCCCAGAATCTTTCATGAACGATGTCTCTGTAAATAACCTTGGTGTGGACTTTGAGAACCACACGCATCATATTACCAGTGCCAAAATGGCTGTTTCGGTGGCTGACTTCAGCAGTCTATCTTCAAATGAGACAAACGGTTTCATCAACACCCACACTCTTCACCAACACACCGCCCTTCATTCAGAATGA
- the MIER3 gene encoding mesoderm induction early response protein 3 isoform X4 codes for MLVHDYDDERTLEEEEMMEESKNFGSEIEDLEKEGNMPLEDLLAFYGYEPTIPVMAGSSADSSPSELADELPDMTLDKEEIAKDLLSGDDEETQSSADDLTPSVTSHEATDFFPRPLRSNTTCDGDKESDGEDVEADNGNSSEDLRKEIMVGSQYQAEIPPYLGKHSDNEKVYENEDHLLWKPDVISESRVKEYLFETSLRTGNGKLIGRIPEGLHTRDNEQALYELLKSSHNVKEAIERYCSNGKAHQEEMTAWTEEECRSFEHALLIYGKDFHLIQKNKVRTRTVAECVAFYYMWKKSERYDYFAQQTRFGKKRYNHHPGVTDYMDRLVDEAEALGGAVHSSALTSNSRTETIPDQQLSILNSITANELTALTNSVATVCHTSDENCLEDAFPPMDSLPRAPVNHVPVGTEELLNLPSNGESDCFNLFETGFYHSELNPMNMCSEETERPAKRLKMGIPVPESFMNDVSVNNLGVDFENHTHHITSAKMAVSVADFSSLSSNETNGFINTHTLHQHTALHSE; via the exons ATGCTGGTACATGATTATGATGATGAGCGAACTCttgaagaagaggaaatgatggaagaaagtaaaaattttgGTTCTGAAATTGAAGATTTAGAAAAG GAAGGAAACATGCCGTTGGAGGATTTGCTGGCATTCTATGGCTATGAACCGACAATTCCAGTTATGGCAGGTTCCAGTGCGGATAGCTCTCCGAGTGAACTTGCAGATGAACTTCCAGATATGACTCTAGATAAA GAAGAAATAGCTAAAGACCTCTTGTCGGGTGATGATGAAGAAACACAGTCCTCTGCTGATGACTTGACACCGTCGGTTACTTCACATGAGGCTACAGACTTCTTTCCTCGGCCATTGCGGT CAAACACTACATGTGATGGAGATAAAGAATCAGATGGTGAAGATGTAGAAGCAGACAACGGTAACTCATCTGAAGATCTGAGAAAG GAAATAATGGTTGGTTCACAGTATCAAGCTGAAATTCCACCTTACCTTGGCAAACACAGTGATAATGAAAAAG TGTATGAAAATGAAGACCATTTACTTTGGAAACCTGACGTGATCTCAGAAAGTAGAGTTAAAGAATACCTTTTTGAAACCTCTTTAAGAACAGGAAACGGAAAATTAATTGGCAGAATTCCTGAAGGGCTACATACACGGGACAATGAACAA gCACTGTATGAACTTCTCAAGAGTAGCCATAACGTTAAAGAAGCAATTGAGAGATACTGTTCAAATGGAAAGGCACATCAGG AAGAGATGACAGCATGGACAGAAGAAGAATGCAGAAGTTTTGAACATGCACTTCTCATTTATGGTAAAGACTTTCATCTCATCCAAAAAAACAAG GTAAGAACCAGAACAGTTGCTGAGTGTGTGGCTTTCTATTACATGTGGAAAAAGTCAGAACGTTACGATTACTTTGCTCAGCAAACAAGATTTGGAAAGAAGAGATATAATCATCATCCAGGAGTTAC AGACTACATGGATCGTTTGGTAGATGAAGCAGAAGCCCTTGGTGGAGCAGTGCATTCTTCAGCCTTAACATCTAATAGTCGAACAGAAACCATTCCTGATCAACAGCTAAGCATTCTGAACTCCATCACTGCCAATGAGCTGACAG CATTGACAAATAGTGTAGCAACAGTCTGCCACACTTCAGATGAGAACTGCCTGGAAGATGCTTTTCCCCCTATGGACAGCTTACCCCGAGCACCAGTTAATCATGTGCCTGTTGGAACAGAAGAATTGCTTAACTTGCCAAGCAACGGTGAAAGtgattgttttaatttatttgagaCTGGCTTTTATCATTCAGAGCTAAACCCGATGAACATGTGCAGTGAAGAGACAGAAAGACCTGCAAAGAGATTGAAAATGGGAATTCCTGTCCCAGAATCTTTCATGAACGATGTCTCTGTAAATAACCTTGGTGTGGACTTTGAGAACCACACGCATCATATTACCAGTGCCAAAATGGCTGTTTCGGTGGCTGACTTCAGCAGTCTATCTTCAAATGAGACAAACGGTTTCATCAACACCCACACTCTTCACCAACACACCGCCCTTCATTCAGAATGA
- the MIER3 gene encoding mesoderm induction early response protein 3 isoform X3, which yields MAEASFGSSSPDHDFDPSAEMLVHDYDDERTLEEEEMMEESKNFGSEIEDLEKEGNMPLEDLLAFYGYEPTIPVMAGSSADSSPSELADELPDMTLDKEEIAKDLLSGDDEETQSSADDLTPSVTSHEATDFFPRPLRSNTTCDGDKESDGEDVEADNGNSSEDLRKEIMVGSQYQAEIPPYLGKHSDNEKVYENEDHLLWKPDVISESRVKEYLFETSLRTGNGKLIGRIPEGLHTRDNEQALYELLKSSHNVKEAIERYCSNGKAHQEEMTAWTEEECRSFEHALLIYGKDFHLIQKNKVRTRTVAECVAFYYMWKKSERYDYFAQQTRFGKKRYNHHPGVTDYMDRLVDEAEALGGAVHSSALTSNSRTETIPDQQLSILNSITANELTALTNSVATVCHTSDENCLEDAFPPMDSLPRAPVNHVPVGTEELLNLPSNGESDCFNLFETGFYHSELNPMNMCSEETERPAKRLKMGIPVPESFMNDVSVNNLGVDFENHTHHITSAKMAVSVADFSSLSSNETNGFINTHTLHQHTALHSE from the exons ATGGCGGAG GCTTCCTTTGGGAGTTCGAGCCCAG ATCATGACTTTGACCCTTCTGCTGAAATGCTGGTACATGATTATGATGATGAGCGAACTCttgaagaagaggaaatgatggaagaaagtaaaaattttgGTTCTGAAATTGAAGATTTAGAAAAG GAAGGAAACATGCCGTTGGAGGATTTGCTGGCATTCTATGGCTATGAACCGACAATTCCAGTTATGGCAGGTTCCAGTGCGGATAGCTCTCCGAGTGAACTTGCAGATGAACTTCCAGATATGACTCTAGATAAA GAAGAAATAGCTAAAGACCTCTTGTCGGGTGATGATGAAGAAACACAGTCCTCTGCTGATGACTTGACACCGTCGGTTACTTCACATGAGGCTACAGACTTCTTTCCTCGGCCATTGCGGT CAAACACTACATGTGATGGAGATAAAGAATCAGATGGTGAAGATGTAGAAGCAGACAACGGTAACTCATCTGAAGATCTGAGAAAG GAAATAATGGTTGGTTCACAGTATCAAGCTGAAATTCCACCTTACCTTGGCAAACACAGTGATAATGAAAAAG TGTATGAAAATGAAGACCATTTACTTTGGAAACCTGACGTGATCTCAGAAAGTAGAGTTAAAGAATACCTTTTTGAAACCTCTTTAAGAACAGGAAACGGAAAATTAATTGGCAGAATTCCTGAAGGGCTACATACACGGGACAATGAACAA gCACTGTATGAACTTCTCAAGAGTAGCCATAACGTTAAAGAAGCAATTGAGAGATACTGTTCAAATGGAAAGGCACATCAGG AAGAGATGACAGCATGGACAGAAGAAGAATGCAGAAGTTTTGAACATGCACTTCTCATTTATGGTAAAGACTTTCATCTCATCCAAAAAAACAAG GTAAGAACCAGAACAGTTGCTGAGTGTGTGGCTTTCTATTACATGTGGAAAAAGTCAGAACGTTACGATTACTTTGCTCAGCAAACAAGATTTGGAAAGAAGAGATATAATCATCATCCAGGAGTTAC AGACTACATGGATCGTTTGGTAGATGAAGCAGAAGCCCTTGGTGGAGCAGTGCATTCTTCAGCCTTAACATCTAATAGTCGAACAGAAACCATTCCTGATCAACAGCTAAGCATTCTGAACTCCATCACTGCCAATGAGCTGACAG CATTGACAAATAGTGTAGCAACAGTCTGCCACACTTCAGATGAGAACTGCCTGGAAGATGCTTTTCCCCCTATGGACAGCTTACCCCGAGCACCAGTTAATCATGTGCCTGTTGGAACAGAAGAATTGCTTAACTTGCCAAGCAACGGTGAAAGtgattgttttaatttatttgagaCTGGCTTTTATCATTCAGAGCTAAACCCGATGAACATGTGCAGTGAAGAGACAGAAAGACCTGCAAAGAGATTGAAAATGGGAATTCCTGTCCCAGAATCTTTCATGAACGATGTCTCTGTAAATAACCTTGGTGTGGACTTTGAGAACCACACGCATCATATTACCAGTGCCAAAATGGCTGTTTCGGTGGCTGACTTCAGCAGTCTATCTTCAAATGAGACAAACGGTTTCATCAACACCCACACTCTTCACCAACACACCGCCCTTCATTCAGAATGA
- the MIER3 gene encoding mesoderm induction early response protein 3 isoform X1, with product MAEASFGSSSPVGSLSSEDHDFDPSAEMLVHDYDDERTLEEEEMMEESKNFGSEIEDLEKEGNMPLEDLLAFYGYEPTIPVMAGSSADSSPSELADELPDMTLDKEEIAKDLLSGDDEETQSSADDLTPSVTSHEATDFFPRPLRSNTTCDGDKESDGEDVEADNGNSSEDLRKEIMVGSQYQAEIPPYLGKHSDNEKVYENEDHLLWKPDVISESRVKEYLFETSLRTGNGKLIGRIPEGLHTRDNEQALYELLKSSHNVKEAIERYCSNGKAHQEEMTAWTEEECRSFEHALLIYGKDFHLIQKNKVRTRTVAECVAFYYMWKKSERYDYFAQQTRFGKKRYNHHPGVTDYMDRLVDEAEALGGAVHSSALTSNSRTETIPDQQLSILNSITANELTALTNSVATVCHTSDENCLEDAFPPMDSLPRAPVNHVPVGTEELLNLPSNGESDCFNLFETGFYHSELNPMNMCSEETERPAKRLKMGIPVPESFMNDVSVNNLGVDFENHTHHITSAKMAVSVADFSSLSSNETNGFINTHTLHQHTALHSE from the exons ATGGCGGAG GCTTCCTTTGGGAGTTCGAGCCCAG TTGGCTCTTTATCATCTGAAGATCATGACTTTGACCCTTCTGCTGAAATGCTGGTACATGATTATGATGATGAGCGAACTCttgaagaagaggaaatgatggaagaaagtaaaaattttgGTTCTGAAATTGAAGATTTAGAAAAG GAAGGAAACATGCCGTTGGAGGATTTGCTGGCATTCTATGGCTATGAACCGACAATTCCAGTTATGGCAGGTTCCAGTGCGGATAGCTCTCCGAGTGAACTTGCAGATGAACTTCCAGATATGACTCTAGATAAA GAAGAAATAGCTAAAGACCTCTTGTCGGGTGATGATGAAGAAACACAGTCCTCTGCTGATGACTTGACACCGTCGGTTACTTCACATGAGGCTACAGACTTCTTTCCTCGGCCATTGCGGT CAAACACTACATGTGATGGAGATAAAGAATCAGATGGTGAAGATGTAGAAGCAGACAACGGTAACTCATCTGAAGATCTGAGAAAG GAAATAATGGTTGGTTCACAGTATCAAGCTGAAATTCCACCTTACCTTGGCAAACACAGTGATAATGAAAAAG TGTATGAAAATGAAGACCATTTACTTTGGAAACCTGACGTGATCTCAGAAAGTAGAGTTAAAGAATACCTTTTTGAAACCTCTTTAAGAACAGGAAACGGAAAATTAATTGGCAGAATTCCTGAAGGGCTACATACACGGGACAATGAACAA gCACTGTATGAACTTCTCAAGAGTAGCCATAACGTTAAAGAAGCAATTGAGAGATACTGTTCAAATGGAAAGGCACATCAGG AAGAGATGACAGCATGGACAGAAGAAGAATGCAGAAGTTTTGAACATGCACTTCTCATTTATGGTAAAGACTTTCATCTCATCCAAAAAAACAAG GTAAGAACCAGAACAGTTGCTGAGTGTGTGGCTTTCTATTACATGTGGAAAAAGTCAGAACGTTACGATTACTTTGCTCAGCAAACAAGATTTGGAAAGAAGAGATATAATCATCATCCAGGAGTTAC AGACTACATGGATCGTTTGGTAGATGAAGCAGAAGCCCTTGGTGGAGCAGTGCATTCTTCAGCCTTAACATCTAATAGTCGAACAGAAACCATTCCTGATCAACAGCTAAGCATTCTGAACTCCATCACTGCCAATGAGCTGACAG CATTGACAAATAGTGTAGCAACAGTCTGCCACACTTCAGATGAGAACTGCCTGGAAGATGCTTTTCCCCCTATGGACAGCTTACCCCGAGCACCAGTTAATCATGTGCCTGTTGGAACAGAAGAATTGCTTAACTTGCCAAGCAACGGTGAAAGtgattgttttaatttatttgagaCTGGCTTTTATCATTCAGAGCTAAACCCGATGAACATGTGCAGTGAAGAGACAGAAAGACCTGCAAAGAGATTGAAAATGGGAATTCCTGTCCCAGAATCTTTCATGAACGATGTCTCTGTAAATAACCTTGGTGTGGACTTTGAGAACCACACGCATCATATTACCAGTGCCAAAATGGCTGTTTCGGTGGCTGACTTCAGCAGTCTATCTTCAAATGAGACAAACGGTTTCATCAACACCCACACTCTTCACCAACACACCGCCCTTCATTCAGAATGA
- the LOC110389670 gene encoding uncharacterized protein LOC110389670 isoform X3 produces MGTEKLHLSPWKLELGQPAPFGTPRSAPCLWPAFRVVPLLLRGNCLCIEQNRVEETANKSKYRRLCSLRYGEPQVSESFASAVGVGEEERWEPICRSRFLSKRRNAGRCWGLFVRVFPPEQASETVSGRRRNDWEF; encoded by the exons ATGGGAACTGAAAAACTCCACCTTAGCCCTTGGAAATTGGAGCTGGGGCAGCCTG CGCCATTCGGAACCCCACGGTCCGCCCCGTGCCTGTGGCCGGCATTCCGCGTCGTTCCACTCCTACTGAGAGGAAACTGCCTGTGCATCGAGCAGAACCGAGTAGAGGAAACGGCtaataaaagtaaatacagaAGGCTCT GCAGTTTGCGTTACGGAGAGCCCCAGGTGTCGGAGTCTTTTGCCTCAGCTGTTGGCGTTGGGGAGGAAGAGCGGTGGGAGCCGATCTGCCGCAGCCGCTTCCTTTCAAAGCGGAGAAACGCCGGGCGCTGCTGGGGATTGTTTGTCCGAGTGTTTCCTCCTGAACAGGCTTCAGAAACAGTCAGCGGACGGCGCAGAAACGACTGGGAATTCTAA
- the LOC110389670 gene encoding uncharacterized protein LOC110389670 isoform X2: MAMRFPSCWAPFQTLSAAPPRVASRSVRKGTRLAVAIHGTRVPPRAQAVVPRSPKARRRGAAADCALRDGGAGNSRRRGEGAEHGARRGFPRRPARNVRDCSRDVTTRELPPAGAGAGSHTSAAAREPRPGLPRGRAAALARFDRAERCCSERRHFGSEASGSLRYGEPQVSESFASAVGVGEEERWEPICRSRFLSKRRNAGRCWGLFVRVFPPEQASETVSGRRRNDWEF; the protein is encoded by the exons ATGGCAATGAGATTTCCAAGCTGCTGGGCGCCATTTCAGACACTGAGCGCAGCCCCGCCGAGGGTTGCATCGCGCTCTGTTCGGAAAGGCACGCGGCTAGCGGTTGCGATCCACGGGACGCGCGTTCCCCCCCGTGCTCAGGCTGTTGTTCCCCGCTCACCCAAGGCtcggcggcgcggcgcggccgcTGACTGCGCGCTCCGTGACGGCGGCGCCGGGAACTCCCGTAGGCGGGGGGAAGGGGCGGAGCATGGCGCGCGCAGGGGATtcccccgccgccccgcgcggAACGTTCGGGATTGTTCCCGTGACGTCACCACACGGGAGCTCCCGCCAGCGGGGGCGGGGGCTGGGTCGCACACCTCGGCGGCGGCCAGGGAGCCCCGCCCCGGGCTCCCGCGGGGTCGCGCGGCGGCTCTCGCGAGGTTTGATCGCGCGGAGCGTTGCTGCTCGGAGCGGCGCCATTTTGGGAGCGAGGCGAGCG GCAGTTTGCGTTACGGAGAGCCCCAGGTGTCGGAGTCTTTTGCCTCAGCTGTTGGCGTTGGGGAGGAAGAGCGGTGGGAGCCGATCTGCCGCAGCCGCTTCCTTTCAAAGCGGAGAAACGCCGGGCGCTGCTGGGGATTGTTTGTCCGAGTGTTTCCTCCTGAACAGGCTTCAGAAACAGTCAGCGGACGGCGCAGAAACGACTGGGAATTCTAA
- the LOC110389670 gene encoding uncharacterized protein LOC110389670 isoform X1, with protein MAMRFPSCWAPFQTLSAAPPRVASRSVRKGTRLAVAIHGTRVPPRAQAVVPRSPKARRRGAAADCALRDGGAGNSRRRGEGAEHGARRGFPRRPARNVRDCSRDVTTRELPPAGAGAGSHTSAAAREPRPGLPRGRAAALARFDRAERCCSERRHFGSEAVCVTESPRCRSLLPQLLALGRKSGGSRSAAAASFQSGETPGAAGDCLSECFLLNRLQKQSADGAETTGNSKSELSLSGSAEDLTLGHLCGWHGYTAEFIKFGMLLLSK; from the exons ATGGCAATGAGATTTCCAAGCTGCTGGGCGCCATTTCAGACACTGAGCGCAGCCCCGCCGAGGGTTGCATCGCGCTCTGTTCGGAAAGGCACGCGGCTAGCGGTTGCGATCCACGGGACGCGCGTTCCCCCCCGTGCTCAGGCTGTTGTTCCCCGCTCACCCAAGGCtcggcggcgcggcgcggccgcTGACTGCGCGCTCCGTGACGGCGGCGCCGGGAACTCCCGTAGGCGGGGGGAAGGGGCGGAGCATGGCGCGCGCAGGGGATtcccccgccgccccgcgcggAACGTTCGGGATTGTTCCCGTGACGTCACCACACGGGAGCTCCCGCCAGCGGGGGCGGGGGCTGGGTCGCACACCTCGGCGGCGGCCAGGGAGCCCCGCCCCGGGCTCCCGCGGGGTCGCGCGGCGGCTCTCGCGAGGTTTGATCGCGCGGAGCGTTGCTGCTCGGAGCGGCGCCATTTTGGGAGCGAG GCAGTTTGCGTTACGGAGAGCCCCAGGTGTCGGAGTCTTTTGCCTCAGCTGTTGGCGTTGGGGAGGAAGAGCGGTGGGAGCCGATCTGCCGCAGCCGCTTCCTTTCAAAGCGGAGAAACGCCGGGCGCTGCTGGGGATTGTTTGTCCGAGTGTTTCCTCCTGAACAGGCTTCAGAAACAGTCAGCGGACGGCGCAGAAACGACTGGGAATTCTAAGTctgagctttctctttctggaaGTGCAGAGGATCTCACCCTCGGACACTTGTGTGGATGGCATGGATATACGGCTGAGTTTATCAAGTTTGGAATGCTTTTGCTGTCCAAATAA